The Montipora capricornis isolate CH-2021 chromosome 6, ASM3666992v2, whole genome shotgun sequence genome has a window encoding:
- the LOC138050484 gene encoding uncharacterized protein: MPNFFREVLCPLIFATSSRGKLRLINWLQRNRLLKRNVNCGNCRNAMRLIRHPRNGDGYIWRCHRCRRSSSVRVHSYFYGSKISIARQLQFLWKWAHKCSLRMMEIEGTASQKVLVKFARKCRQVAWEALLRHPIPQLGGPGVIVQIDESKFNHKSKFHRGRRPQRERWVLGLFDTQYAPARPYLQLVRRRNAATLLRIIQRKVQPGSIVHTDQWAAYRQLQRRLGLQHGAVNHSLHFVDPVTGVHTQNAESNWCTAKEKFKKMKGNTNPDFLIEYLQEFTWRRWYGEPHPNGCFRRLLDDIAEQYPL; this comes from the exons ATGCCCAACTTTTTTAGGGAAGTTCTTTGTCCCCTTATTTTTGCAACAAGCAGTAGAGGAAAACTCCGCCTTATAAATTGGTTGCAAAGGAACAGACTACTGAAAAGAAATGTCAACTGCGGGAATTGTAGGAATGCAATGCGCCTCATTCGCCACCCGCGCAATGGGGACGGATACATTTG GAGATGTCACCGTTGTCGACGCTCTTCGTCTGTGAGAGTACATTCGTATTTCTATGGAAGCAAAATTTCAATCGCAAGGCAGTTGCAATTTCTCTGGAAATGGGCGCACAAGTGTTCGCTACGAATGATGGAAATTGAAGGAACGGCCTCACAGAAAGTTTTAGTCAAGTTCGCACGGAAGTGTCGGCAAGTTGCATGGGAAGCATTGCTGCGCCACCCGATTCCACAGTTAGGCGGACCAGGTGTCATTGTGCAGATCGACGAATCAAAGTTTAATCACAAGTCCAAG TTTCACAGGGGGCGTCGGCCTCAAAGAGAAAGATGGGTACTGGGGTTGTTTGATACACAGTATGCTCCAGCCCGACCATACCTACAGCTCGTAAGGCGACGCAATGCGGCGACTCTTTTGCGTATTATTCAACGGAAGGTTCAGCCTGGCTCCATAGTGCACACGGACCAGTGGGCGGCATATCGGCAACTCCAGAGAAGACTCGGCTTACAACACGGGGCGGTGAATCATTCTCTACATTTTGTCGATCCAGTAACCGGAGTCCATACACAGAATGCTGAAAGCAACTGGTGTACGGCAAaggaaaaatttaagaaaatgaaGGGAAACACAAACCCTGACTTTCTCATTGAATACCTTCAGGAATTCACGTGGCGAAGGTGGTATGGTGAGCCTCACCCAAATGGATGCTTTCGAAGGCTGCTCGATGACATTGCTGAACAGTATCCCCTTTAA
- the LOC138050485 gene encoding uncharacterized protein isoform X1 has protein sequence MKQLKNSEELNRKKEEEYQETIAAMQRRIKELEESVSKGKSKQKSAATEVDTDDGQKSDTDMGEVDPMEDGNWGKETKDDEDDEDDEDDEDDEDDEEGAELAQKKTKELPISGSNLEGFHKRYKGVLRILQKHRCSLTEAMRRFGIARNTLRDYIGLCELKIVDPRRYERIVGTEREKTGKVSAKIIECRCRAALKEFKTRLNELKEEKQLLPFYPKDEFYS, from the exons ATGAAGCAATTGAAAAACTCGGAAGAACTCAACAGAAAGAAGGAGGAGGAATACCAGGAAACGATCGCCGCCATGCAAAGACGCATCAAAGAACTTGAAG AGTCGGTTAGCAAGGGCAAGAGTAAACAAAAATCAGCTGCAACTGAAGTGGACACTGACGATGGCCAAAAGTCTGATACTGACATGGGGGAGGTCGATCCTATGGAGGACGGTAATTGgggaaaggaaacaaaagacgATGAAGACGATGAAGACGATGAAGACGATGAAGACGATGAAGACGATGAAGAGGGAGCTGAGCTTGCTCAGAAAAAGACTAAAG AATTACCGATATCAGGATCTAATCTGGAAGGTTTTCATAAAAGATATAAAGGCGTCCTCCGAATTTTACAGAAACATCGCTGTTCCTTGACAGAAGCTATGCGACGCTTTGGCATCGCACGGAACACGTTAAGAGATTACATTGGCCTGTGTGAGCTCAAGATCGTGGACCCCAGGAGATATGAAAGAATTGTGGGGACTGAGCGCGAGAAGACAGGGAAAGTATCCGCCAAGATTATTGAATGTCGTTGCAGGGCTGCTTTGAAAGAATTCAAAACTCGCTTGAATGAATTGAAGGAGGAAAAGCAGCTCCTTCCTTTCTATCCAAAAGACGAATTTTACTCCTAA
- the LOC138050485 gene encoding uncharacterized protein isoform X2: MATLSVSESVSKGKSKQKSAATEVDTDDGQKSDTDMGEVDPMEDGNWGKETKDDEDDEDDEDDEDDEDDEEGAELAQKKTKELPISGSNLEGFHKRYKGVLRILQKHRCSLTEAMRRFGIARNTLRDYIGLCELKIVDPRRYERIVGTEREKTGKVSAKIIECRCRAALKEFKTRLNELKEEKQLLPFYPKDEFYS; the protein is encoded by the exons ATGGCAACGTTAAGCGTATCAG AGTCGGTTAGCAAGGGCAAGAGTAAACAAAAATCAGCTGCAACTGAAGTGGACACTGACGATGGCCAAAAGTCTGATACTGACATGGGGGAGGTCGATCCTATGGAGGACGGTAATTGgggaaaggaaacaaaagacgATGAAGACGATGAAGACGATGAAGACGATGAAGACGATGAAGACGATGAAGAGGGAGCTGAGCTTGCTCAGAAAAAGACTAAAG AATTACCGATATCAGGATCTAATCTGGAAGGTTTTCATAAAAGATATAAAGGCGTCCTCCGAATTTTACAGAAACATCGCTGTTCCTTGACAGAAGCTATGCGACGCTTTGGCATCGCACGGAACACGTTAAGAGATTACATTGGCCTGTGTGAGCTCAAGATCGTGGACCCCAGGAGATATGAAAGAATTGTGGGGACTGAGCGCGAGAAGACAGGGAAAGTATCCGCCAAGATTATTGAATGTCGTTGCAGGGCTGCTTTGAAAGAATTCAAAACTCGCTTGAATGAATTGAAGGAGGAAAAGCAGCTCCTTCCTTTCTATCCAAAAGACGAATTTTACTCCTAA